From the Cyanobacteria bacterium GSL.Bin1 genome, the window TGAGAAGATAGAGACTGCTTTACAAGAGGCGCAAGTTTTCTTTGCCAGTTTACTCTTCGACTATGATCAGGTGATTTGGTTACGGGAACGGATTCAAAATATCCCGATTCGCCTCGTGTTTGAATCCGCACTGGAACTGATGGCGCTGACAAAGGTGGGAACGTTTACCCTTAGCGAAAAACCTAAGGGAATGCCAAAACCGGTTAAATTTATCCTCAGTAAGTTTGGGAATAGTCGGGAAGAGGACAAGTTAGCGGGCTATCTAAGCTTTTTGAAAGTGGGACCGAAGTTGTTGAAGTATCTTCCCGGTCGGAAGGTGCAAGATTTACGCCATTGGCTGACGATTTATAGTTATTGGAATGCCGGGGGTGCCGAAAACGTCGCCACGCTGTTTACCTATATCGCGAAAACTTATCTCGATTTACCCGTCGGTGAGATTCCACCGCCTATAGAAACGCCCAATATGGGTTTGTTACATCCCGATTATGAGGGTTATTTCACTTCCCCGCAAGATTACTTACACTGGTACACACAGCAGAAACCCGAAGCAACCGATCGCGCTGTGGTTGCCATCCTCCTTTACCGGAAGCATGTCCTGACCCAGCAACCTTATATCCCCCAACTGATTCGCGCCTTTGAAAGTGCTAATCTGTTACCGATTCCTCTGTTTATTACAGGAGTGGAAGGGCATATTGCCGTCCGAGATTGGCTAACCACCACTTATGAACAACAGCAGCGGGAATTAGGCAAGATTGCCACGCGATCGCTGAAAAAAGAGGCAGTAAGGGTGGATGCGATTGTTTCTACCCTTGGCTTTCCCTTAGTGGGGGGGCCCGCCGGTTCCATGGAAGCAGGACGACAAGTAGCAGTCGCCACTCGCATCTTAAACGCTAAAAATGTCCCCTATATTGTCGCTGCACCCCTTTTAATCCAAGATATTCACTCCTGGACGAGACAGGGGATTGGTGGGCTGCAAAGTGTGGTACTGTATGCCTTACCGGAGTTAGATGGCGCGATCGAGCCGGTGCCATTAGGGGGTTTAGTCGGAGATGATATCTATCTGGTTCCCGAACGAGTACGACGCTTAACGGGACGGGTGAAACAGTGGATTGCGCTGCGGGAGAAACCTCCGCGCGATCGCAAAATCGCAATTGTCCTCTATGGCTTTCCCCCCGGCTATGGCGCAACGGGAACCGCTGCACTGCTCAATGTTCCTCAATCTTTAATGCGCTTATTACGAGAACTGCAAGCGCAAGGATATAACGTCGGTGAACTGCCAGAAAGTGGCGAAGCGTTGATTCAGCAAGTGCGAGAAGCAGATGAGGCTTATTCCGGTCAACTCCCGCACATATCAGATTTGAGTGCCAGTGGGATTACAACGGTTAAAGCTAAAGCCCTTCATAAATGGCTGAAACCAATTCAACGCCGACGGATTGAGAAGCAGTGGAAATCGTTAACGGGGAGTGGAATTCGGACATTGGGCGATCACTTCTTACTCGGTGGGGTGCAACTAGGGAACATCTGGATTGGCGTGCAACCGCCTTTAGGCTTATCTGGCGACCCGATGCGCTTGATGTTTGAACGGGATCTTACCCCGCATCCCCAATACGCAGCGTTTTATAAATGGCTACAGGAAGAATTCCAAGCCGATGCTGTGGTTCATTTCGGGATGCATGGCACGGTGGAATGGTTGCCGGGTTCTCCATTAGGAAATACGGCTTATTCTTGGCCCGATACCTTATTGGGAAATCTGCCGCATCTCTATATCTATGCGGCAAATAATCCGTCTGAGTCCATGTTGGCTAAACGGCGAGGCTATGGGGTGTTAATTTCTCATAATGTTCCCCCTTATGGTCGCGCTGGTTTGTATAAAGAACTGGTAACACTACGAGATTTAATCACTGAATATCGCGAAGATCCGGAGAAAAACTTCCCGTTGAAAGAAGCGATTTGTACTAAGGTCGTTGATACGGGGTTAGATGCAGATTGCCCACTCCCTGCGCTACAAGAGCAAAATCTCACCTTTTCTTACCAAACGGTCAGTCAACTTGCACCCGAGATTTTTGATGCTTATCTCAAGGATCTCTATGACTATCTACAAGTGTTAGAAAATCGTCTGTTTTCTTCAGGATTGCACGTTTTCGGCCAACCTCCGAATCCTGAACAATTGGCGAGTTACTTGCACGCCTATTTTGATGGGCAATTGCCAGAAGAGGTTTTAGACGCAATCGCGCAAGGGGAAACCCCCATTGCAGAAGACCCACTTTTAGAAGAAGCCTTAGAAATTCGCGATCGCCTGAGTCAGACAACGGATGAAATCACTAATTTATTGCGAGGTCTCAATGGCGAATACATTCCCCCTGCGCCCGGTGGCGACTTGTTGCGAGATGGTCCCGGCGTGTTACCCACAGGGCGCAATATTCACGCCCTTGACCCCTATCGGATGCCCTCTCCTGCTGCCTTTGAACGAGGAAGCGCGATCGCGCAACAAATTATCGATCAACATTTAGCCGAAACTGGCACGTATCCGGAAACCGTCGCGGTGATGCTATGGGGCTTAGATACGATTAAAACCAAAGGCGAATCCCTGGGCATTGTCCTCGGCTTAGTGGGTGCCAAGCCGGTGAAAGAAGGGACAGGGCGCATTGTTCGCTATGAGTTAGAACCGTTAGAGCGCCTCAATCATCCGCGCATTGATGTCCTGGGCAATCTCTCAGGGATTTTCCGCGATAGCTTTGTTAATGTCATAGAATTGTTGGATGATTTGTTTCTACGCGCAGCAACCGCTGATGAACCGCGCGATCGTAACTTCATTCGCAAGCACGCTTTAGAACTGCAAGCGCAAGGGGTAGAAAATCCCTCTGCACGACTCTTTTCTAATCCAGCTGGCGATTTTGGCTCGCTAGTCAATGATCGCGTTTCTGACGGTAACTGGGATACCGGGGAAGAACTGGCGGACACTTGGCAAGGGCGCAATGCCTTTAGTTACGGTCGCAACGATAAAGGTCAAACCCGCCTGGAAATCCTTAATAATCTCCTCAAAAGCACCGGTCGCATTGTCCAACAAATTGATTCCGTTGAATACGGACTCACTGATATTCAAGAATATTACGCCAATACGGGCGCACTGAAAAAAGCAGCAGAAGTGCAAGGAGGAAAACCAGTGACCGCCAGCGTCGTGGAAAGTTTCTCTAAAGATTCCACCCCTCGCAAACTAGAAGATGTCTTGCGCTTAGAATACCGCACCAAACTGCTCAATCCCAAATGGGCAAAAGCAATGGCCGATCAAGGATCAGGCGGGGCTTACGAAATTTCCCAACGGATGACGGCTTTAATGGGCTGGGCGGGAACCACTAACTTTCAAGAAAACTGGGTGTATGACCAAGCAGCAGAGACCTACGCCCTTGATCCAGAGATGGCAGAACGTTTACGCCAAGCGAACCCGGAAGCCTTTCGCAATATTGTCGGGAGAATGCTGGAAGCCCAGGGACGTGGATTTTGGGAAGTCGATGAAGATCGCTTGCAGCAGTTACGGGCACTGTACAATCTGACGGATGCAGAATTAGAAGGAATCGTCAACCCTGCTGGTTAGATGGTTGGGTTAACTCAACCTACTCCTAAAGGTCGTGGAATTTCATGTTTTTTGTCACTAGTCATTAGTCATTGGTACCAAGGATTTTGTTGGGATGAGCATCGCTAAAATGTCCTCATTACCTCAAACTTAGCGGGCAACAGGAATTCTTGAAGAAATGTCAAACTGTTGCTGCCAGGGAAAAGTTAAATTAATAAATAATTGACAAGTGAAAATCAATAATTGACAATAACGGCAACGTAGCTGATTTTCCTGATGAGGAGGAAAAAGCCAAGCGGTTATTATTACTTATTATTATGTGGTCAAACCTAATTGAAAGTCCCTTATTTTCCTTCACAATTTTATTACTAGTTGTTCTGATTGTACCGCCCATTTTTGAGCGTTTGAAACTGCCAGGATTAGTGGGATTAATTGTTGCGGGAATTGCTTTGGGTTCTGACGGATTGGGCTTTTTAGATTCGCAATCAGAAACAATGAAATTGCTTTCTGATGTAGGCAAAATTTATCTCATGTTTGTCGCAGGATTAGAAATTGATCTCAATGAGTTTCGGAAAGCAAAAGGAAAAGCGTTGGGTTTTGGAATCACCACATTTCTCTTCCCCCTTTTAACTGGAATTTTAGTCAGTTCTTTATTTGGATATGGCATCAATGCTGCGATTGTCATGGGATCTTTAATGGCATCTCATACCTTACTAGGTTATCCGATTGTCACTCGCCTAGGGGTGGAGCGCAATCCAGCAGTCGTGGCGACGATTGGGGCAACGATTTTTACTGATATTGCTTCCCTTTTAGTATTAGCGATTTGTTTATCGATTCATCAGGGGGATTTTTCTGCTGCTAGTTTAATCTTTCAATTAATTGCTTTAGGGATTTATGCAGTCCTAGTTTTATTCGGTTTAGATTGGGCAGGAAAATTTTATTTCCGGCGCACGGGAGAGGAAGAAAGTAATCAGTTTTTGTTTGTTTTGTTAGCTGTCTTTTTAACAGCAGCAGGAGCACAATTGATTCAAGTCGATCAAATTGTTGGTGCGTTTCTTGCTGGATTAGCAGTTAATGATGTGGTGGGACGCAGCCAAGTTGAAGAAAAGATTACGTTTGTCGGGAGTACCCTCTTTATTCCCTTCTTTTTTGTGGATATGGGATTATTACTCGATTTATCAAGTTTGCGGCAAACCTTAACGGGAAATTTAGCGTTAACTGCAGCACTGGTTGGAGGATTATTTTTTAGTAAAGGTATCGCTGCAGCGATCGCGCAATGGATATATGGTTATTCCCGTACCGAAGGCTTAACCATGTGGTCTCTGTCCTTACCGCAAGTTGCTGCTACTCTAGCGGCAGCTTTAGCCGGTTTAAATCAAGGCTTGCTCGATCGCGCTTTGTTTAATGCTGTGATTATGTTAATGCTGGTAACAGCAATGGTTGGTCCCATTCTCACCCAGCGGTTTGGGCGTCAGTTACAAAGCCCTCGCCGTGCCCAACCGTTAAGATCACTCACGATTCCAGAAACGTTTGTTACCTATCCCCCTTCGCGTGTCTTGGTTTCCCTAGCCAACCCAAATACGAAAACCCATTTAGTCGAAACTGCTGCTTTACTTGCCCGCCAAGGAGAGGGAAAAGTCATTTCTTTGGCGGTCGTTATCGATGGGATGGCAGCGACCGACGATATCGAACACGCGCAATCTTTACTTGAGGAGACTCAAGAACTGAGTAATCATTTCGATGTTTCTATCCTGCCGGTGCTACGTTTAGATGACAATATTGCCCAAGGCATTACTCGCACCGCACGGGAACACGGTGCCACTTGGATTGTCATGGGCTGGAGTCCCACGACACTTCGGGAACGCTTCCTCGGTAAAACCATTGATCATGTCTTTTGGACGGCACACTGTCCAGTGGTCGTGATGAACCTCCATGAAGACCCAACGGAAATTAAACGGATTTTAGTGCCGATCGAAAATTTAAGTCCACCCAGTTGGCGAACCATTGAGTTTGC encodes:
- the bchH gene encoding magnesium chelatase subunit H — translated: MTHRIVLIAGFESFNANLYREAAKVAQQQCPELEIFVFSNRDLANSPEKIETALQEAQVFFASLLFDYDQVIWLRERIQNIPIRLVFESALELMALTKVGTFTLSEKPKGMPKPVKFILSKFGNSREEDKLAGYLSFLKVGPKLLKYLPGRKVQDLRHWLTIYSYWNAGGAENVATLFTYIAKTYLDLPVGEIPPPIETPNMGLLHPDYEGYFTSPQDYLHWYTQQKPEATDRAVVAILLYRKHVLTQQPYIPQLIRAFESANLLPIPLFITGVEGHIAVRDWLTTTYEQQQRELGKIATRSLKKEAVRVDAIVSTLGFPLVGGPAGSMEAGRQVAVATRILNAKNVPYIVAAPLLIQDIHSWTRQGIGGLQSVVLYALPELDGAIEPVPLGGLVGDDIYLVPERVRRLTGRVKQWIALREKPPRDRKIAIVLYGFPPGYGATGTAALLNVPQSLMRLLRELQAQGYNVGELPESGEALIQQVREADEAYSGQLPHISDLSASGITTVKAKALHKWLKPIQRRRIEKQWKSLTGSGIRTLGDHFLLGGVQLGNIWIGVQPPLGLSGDPMRLMFERDLTPHPQYAAFYKWLQEEFQADAVVHFGMHGTVEWLPGSPLGNTAYSWPDTLLGNLPHLYIYAANNPSESMLAKRRGYGVLISHNVPPYGRAGLYKELVTLRDLITEYREDPEKNFPLKEAICTKVVDTGLDADCPLPALQEQNLTFSYQTVSQLAPEIFDAYLKDLYDYLQVLENRLFSSGLHVFGQPPNPEQLASYLHAYFDGQLPEEVLDAIAQGETPIAEDPLLEEALEIRDRLSQTTDEITNLLRGLNGEYIPPAPGGDLLRDGPGVLPTGRNIHALDPYRMPSPAAFERGSAIAQQIIDQHLAETGTYPETVAVMLWGLDTIKTKGESLGIVLGLVGAKPVKEGTGRIVRYELEPLERLNHPRIDVLGNLSGIFRDSFVNVIELLDDLFLRAATADEPRDRNFIRKHALELQAQGVENPSARLFSNPAGDFGSLVNDRVSDGNWDTGEELADTWQGRNAFSYGRNDKGQTRLEILNNLLKSTGRIVQQIDSVEYGLTDIQEYYANTGALKKAAEVQGGKPVTASVVESFSKDSTPRKLEDVLRLEYRTKLLNPKWAKAMADQGSGGAYEISQRMTALMGWAGTTNFQENWVYDQAAETYALDPEMAERLRQANPEAFRNIVGRMLEAQGRGFWEVDEDRLQQLRALYNLTDAELEGIVNPAG
- a CDS encoding universal stress protein encodes the protein MWSNLIESPLFSFTILLLVVLIVPPIFERLKLPGLVGLIVAGIALGSDGLGFLDSQSETMKLLSDVGKIYLMFVAGLEIDLNEFRKAKGKALGFGITTFLFPLLTGILVSSLFGYGINAAIVMGSLMASHTLLGYPIVTRLGVERNPAVVATIGATIFTDIASLLVLAICLSIHQGDFSAASLIFQLIALGIYAVLVLFGLDWAGKFYFRRTGEEESNQFLFVLLAVFLTAAGAQLIQVDQIVGAFLAGLAVNDVVGRSQVEEKITFVGSTLFIPFFFVDMGLLLDLSSLRQTLTGNLALTAALVGGLFFSKGIAAAIAQWIYGYSRTEGLTMWSLSLPQVAATLAAALAGLNQGLLDRALFNAVIMLMLVTAMVGPILTQRFGRQLQSPRRAQPLRSLTIPETFVTYPPSRVLVSLANPNTKTHLVETAALLARQGEGKVISLAVVIDGMAATDDIEHAQSLLEETQELSNHFDVSILPVLRLDDNIAQGITRTAREHGATWIVMGWSPTTLRERFLGKTIDHVFWTAHCPVVVMNLHEDPTEIKRILVPIENLSPPSWRTIEFAQLIAQNNQAEVSLLHVVPWGESNEEMEAFEEGLKDWLLWHNFHLPIHIQTMVHDHVPKAIIEVAQEYDLTVLRALRRQTAGGLAVSDITTEIVADLQGSLVLVAEPLYTE